One Siniperca chuatsi isolate FFG_IHB_CAS linkage group LG3, ASM2008510v1, whole genome shotgun sequence genomic region harbors:
- the LOC122873036 gene encoding NACHT, LRR and PYD domains-containing protein 12-like isoform X1, which yields MGNWFSTGRALVPSQYAETQREAGSTTLTAQNGSIVNKPEFTGIHAKRDTNLTVNVNNTYVHSPDRTDKTNAVSPKTEGNIQRCQAELKSYLKNRTKNLSQVTKEDGSSTALNKIYTELYITEGGSGEVNSEHEVIDLECRRRTSEERKIDLNDIFKPLSNEENPPQRVLTKGIAGIGKTVAVQKFTQDWAAGEANQTTQFIFPFTFRDLNLIKDKCWSLMTLINHYFDEVKDLETSDYKNSSVLFIFDGLDESKFPLDFKKNETCRNVTTTTTVDVLLTNLIKGELLNKASVWITSRPAAATKIPSEFINRVTEVRGFNDEQKEEYFQKKVSDKVMAQKIFDHLRSKPLRSLYIMCHIPVFCWISATALQSLLTETHKGELPKTVTEMYTHFLIIQTKVKHQKAYQEGETDKDLIMKLGKLAFEQLQKGNIIFYENDLKSCKIGLEQAAVYSGVCTEIIRKEYGLYKQEVYSFIHLSVQEFLAALYVLETFIECGDNLLPSQTRVKVVAEKGELPVILLHKNAVDMALVSKYGQWDLFLRFLIGLSKDKNQELLQKVFGFKGRRPQSNQETITYVHEKIKKLSYTDKSINLFHCLNELGDQSLVDQVQKYQRSGDVSKISPAHWSALAFLLLVANDELDVFDLKNYYRSDEVLERLLPVLRASKTALLSDCNLTDRCCKYISSVVSLESCGLEELDLSRNNLQDSGMMLLSDGLKSPNCKLQRLCLKECSITKKGCQSLARGLASNPSHLRELDLSMNKFHDEGLERLSEVLNKCSLETLRLRECGIRGNPLASALSSNPSHMKNLDLSVNSFGGQAVTQLSGFLKHPDCQLERLWLYNTKLQKDCAAALVSALTSNPSQLRELDLGGNNLGDTGVMEITALLKDPNCKVEILRLAGCRFTDRGCAALASSLKSNPAHLRVLDLSRNDLRDDGVENLSEFLAEPLCQLETLNLKCCTLTAACCRSLTLALSCSSALKELDLSYNNLMDQGVKLLSDWLRKPQCRLEILRLSNCTQSSCESLASALRLNPSHLRELELSKSSPGESGLLSDLLKDEQHSLRTLTVTG from the exons ATGGGAAACTGGTTTTCAACTGGCCGGGCTCTGGTTCCATCACAGTATG CTGAAACTCAGAGGGAAGCCGGAAGCACGACACTCACCGCTCAGAATGGAAGTATTGTCAACAAACCTGAGTTTACTGGTATTCATGCGAAAAGGGATACTAATCTAACCGTCAATGTCAACAACACATATG tccACTCTCCTGACAGGACAGACAAGACGAATGCTGTTTCTCCCAAAACCGAAG GAAACATCCAAAGGTGCCAAGCTGAACTAAAATCTTAccttaaaaacagaacaaagaatCTGTCTCAAGTAACAAAGGAAGATGGATCATCAACTGCTTTAAACAAAATCTATACAGAGCTTTATATCACAGAGGGAGGCAGTGGGGAGGTTAACAGCGAACATGAAGTGATTGATTTAGAATGTAGAAGGCGTACAAGTGAGGAGAGGAAAATCGATctcaatgacatttttaaacctttatcAAACGAAGAGAACCCTCCACAGAGAGTTCTGACGAAGGGAATCGCTGGCATTGGAAAAACTGTTGCTGTGCAGAAATTCACTCAGGACTGGGCAGCTGGAGAAGCCAACCAAACTACTCAGTTCATATTTCCATTCACATTCAGAGACTTGAATTTAATAAAAGATAAGTGTTGGAGTCTTATGACGTTAATAAATCACTATTTTGACGAAGTAAAAGATTTGGAAACGTCAGACTACAAAAATTCAAGTGTTTTGTTCATCTTCGACGGCCTGGACGAAAGCAAATTCCCTCTGGACTTTAAGAAAAATGAGACGTGCCGAAATGTTACAACGACGACAACAGTAGATGTCCTATTAACCAACTTAATCAAAGGGGAACTGCTGAACAAAGCTTCAGTCTGGATCACAAGTAGACCGGCTGCAGCCACTAAGATTCCCTCTGAGTTCATCAACAGGGTGACCGAGGTACGAGGCTTTAATGAtgagcagaaggaggagtactttCAAAAGAAAGTTAGTGACAAGGTTATGGCTCAGAAGATCTTCGATCATCTTCGGTCAAAGCCGTTGAGAAGTCTCTacatcatgtgccacatcccAGTGTTCTGTTGGATTTCAGCTACAGCTCTCCAGAGTCTCCTAACAGAAACTCACAAAGGTGAGTTGCCCAAGACTGTGACTGAAATGTACACACACTTCCTGATCATCCAGACAAAGGTGAAACACCAGAAGGCTTATCAGGAAGGTGAAACAGACAAAGATCTGATCATGAAATTGGGAAAGCTGGCATTTGAACAGTTACAGAAGGGCAACATAATCTTCTATGAAAATGACTTGAAAAGTTGTAAAATTGGTCTGGAACAAGCTGCAGTTTATTCGGGAGTTTGTACAGAGATCATAAGAAAAGAATATGGTCTTTACAAACAAGAGGTTTACTCTTTTATACATTTAAGTGTTCAGGAGTTTCTTGCGGCTCTTTATGTATTAGAGACCTTCATAGAGTGTGGAGACAATCTGCTTCCCAGCCAGACAAGAGTGAAAGTGGTGGCAGAGAAAGGAGAACTTCCTGTCATCCTCCTCCACAAGAACGCGGTGGATATGGCTTTGGTCAGCAAATATGGACAATGGGACTTGTTCCTGCGCTTCCTGATCGGTCTGTCAAAGGATAAAAATCAGGAGCTTCTTCAGAAAGTATTCGGATTTAAAGGAAGACGTCCACAGAGCAACCAGGAGACAATCACGTACGTTCACGAGAAGATCAAGAAACTGTCTTACACCGACAAGAGTATCAATCTATTCCACTGTTTAAATGAGTTGGGTGACCAGTCTCTGGTAGATCAAGTCCAAAAGTACCAGAGGTCAGGAGATGTTAGTAAAATCTCACCTGCACATTGGTCAGCTCTGGCCTTTCTGCTGCTTGTCGCCAATGACGAGCTGGATGTCTTTGACCTGAAGAACTACTACAGATCAGATGAAGTTCTGGAGAGGCTGCTGCCAGTGCTCAGAGCATCAAAGACAGCTTT GCTGAGTGACTGTAACCTTACTGACAGATGTTGCAAGTATATTTCATCAGTTGTCAGCTTGGAGTCTTGTGGTCTGGAGGAGTTAGACCTGAGCAGAAATAACCTGCAGGACTCTGGAATGATGCTGCTCTCTGACGGTCTAAAAAGTCCCAACTGCAAACTCCAGAGACTCTG tttgaaaGAATGTAGCATTACAAAAAAGGGATGCCAATCTTTGGCCCGTGGTCTGGCTTCAAACCCGTCCCACCTGAGAGAGCTGGATCTCAGCATGAATAAATTTCATGATGAAGGACTGGAGCGTCTTTCAGAAGTTCTCAACAAATGCTCTTTGGAAACACTCAG GTTACGTGAGTGTGGCATCAGAGGGAATCCTCTGGCTTCAGCTCTCAGCTCGAACCCATCTCACATGAAAAACCTGGATCTGAGCGTGAACAGTTTTGGAGGTCAGGCAGTCACTCAGCTCTCTGGCTTTCTGAAACATCCTGACTGCCAGCTGGAGAGATTATG GCTTTAtaacacaaaactacaaaaggACTGTGCTGCAGCTCTGGTCTCGGCTCTGACTTCAAACCCTTCCCAGCTGAGGGAGTTGGATCTGGGAGGAAACAACCTGGGTGACACCGGAGTGATGGAGATCACTGCTCTGCTGAAGGATCCTAACTGCAAAGTGGAAATACTGAG ACTGGCTGGCTGTCGGTTTACAGACCGCGGCTGTGCTGCACTGGCTTCCAGTCTGAAGTCAAACCCCGCCCACCTGAGAGTTCTGGATCTGTCAAGAAATGACCTCCGAGACGATGGTGTTGAAAACCTTTCTGAGTTCTTGGCAGAGCCACTTTGTCAACTGGAGACACTGAA CCTGAAATGCTGCACGTTAACGGCAGCCTGCTGCCGGTCTTTGACCCTCGCCctcagctgctcctctgctctcaaaGAGCTTGACCTGAGCTACAACAACCTGATGGACCAGGgggtgaagctgctgtctgattgGCTGAGGAAACCCCAGTGCAGGCTGGAGATACTGAg GTTGTCGAACTGCACACAGAGCAGCTGTGAGTCTCTGGCCTCGGCTCTGAGGTTGAACCCTTCACACCTCCGAGAACTGGAGCTGAGCAAAAGTAGTCCAGGAGAATCGGGTCTGCTGTCTGATCTACTGAAGGACGAACAGCACTCACTGCGGACACTGACGGTGACGGGGTGA
- the LOC122873036 gene encoding NACHT, LRR and PYD domains-containing protein 12-like isoform X2 yields MGNWFSTGRALVPSQYVHSPDRTDKTNAVSPKTEGNIQRCQAELKSYLKNRTKNLSQVTKEDGSSTALNKIYTELYITEGGSGEVNSEHEVIDLECRRRTSEERKIDLNDIFKPLSNEENPPQRVLTKGIAGIGKTVAVQKFTQDWAAGEANQTTQFIFPFTFRDLNLIKDKCWSLMTLINHYFDEVKDLETSDYKNSSVLFIFDGLDESKFPLDFKKNETCRNVTTTTTVDVLLTNLIKGELLNKASVWITSRPAAATKIPSEFINRVTEVRGFNDEQKEEYFQKKVSDKVMAQKIFDHLRSKPLRSLYIMCHIPVFCWISATALQSLLTETHKGELPKTVTEMYTHFLIIQTKVKHQKAYQEGETDKDLIMKLGKLAFEQLQKGNIIFYENDLKSCKIGLEQAAVYSGVCTEIIRKEYGLYKQEVYSFIHLSVQEFLAALYVLETFIECGDNLLPSQTRVKVVAEKGELPVILLHKNAVDMALVSKYGQWDLFLRFLIGLSKDKNQELLQKVFGFKGRRPQSNQETITYVHEKIKKLSYTDKSINLFHCLNELGDQSLVDQVQKYQRSGDVSKISPAHWSALAFLLLVANDELDVFDLKNYYRSDEVLERLLPVLRASKTALLSDCNLTDRCCKYISSVVSLESCGLEELDLSRNNLQDSGMMLLSDGLKSPNCKLQRLCLKECSITKKGCQSLARGLASNPSHLRELDLSMNKFHDEGLERLSEVLNKCSLETLRLRECGIRGNPLASALSSNPSHMKNLDLSVNSFGGQAVTQLSGFLKHPDCQLERLWLYNTKLQKDCAAALVSALTSNPSQLRELDLGGNNLGDTGVMEITALLKDPNCKVEILRLAGCRFTDRGCAALASSLKSNPAHLRVLDLSRNDLRDDGVENLSEFLAEPLCQLETLNLKCCTLTAACCRSLTLALSCSSALKELDLSYNNLMDQGVKLLSDWLRKPQCRLEILRLSNCTQSSCESLASALRLNPSHLRELELSKSSPGESGLLSDLLKDEQHSLRTLTVTG; encoded by the exons ATGGGAAACTGGTTTTCAACTGGCCGGGCTCTGGTTCCATCACAGTATG tccACTCTCCTGACAGGACAGACAAGACGAATGCTGTTTCTCCCAAAACCGAAG GAAACATCCAAAGGTGCCAAGCTGAACTAAAATCTTAccttaaaaacagaacaaagaatCTGTCTCAAGTAACAAAGGAAGATGGATCATCAACTGCTTTAAACAAAATCTATACAGAGCTTTATATCACAGAGGGAGGCAGTGGGGAGGTTAACAGCGAACATGAAGTGATTGATTTAGAATGTAGAAGGCGTACAAGTGAGGAGAGGAAAATCGATctcaatgacatttttaaacctttatcAAACGAAGAGAACCCTCCACAGAGAGTTCTGACGAAGGGAATCGCTGGCATTGGAAAAACTGTTGCTGTGCAGAAATTCACTCAGGACTGGGCAGCTGGAGAAGCCAACCAAACTACTCAGTTCATATTTCCATTCACATTCAGAGACTTGAATTTAATAAAAGATAAGTGTTGGAGTCTTATGACGTTAATAAATCACTATTTTGACGAAGTAAAAGATTTGGAAACGTCAGACTACAAAAATTCAAGTGTTTTGTTCATCTTCGACGGCCTGGACGAAAGCAAATTCCCTCTGGACTTTAAGAAAAATGAGACGTGCCGAAATGTTACAACGACGACAACAGTAGATGTCCTATTAACCAACTTAATCAAAGGGGAACTGCTGAACAAAGCTTCAGTCTGGATCACAAGTAGACCGGCTGCAGCCACTAAGATTCCCTCTGAGTTCATCAACAGGGTGACCGAGGTACGAGGCTTTAATGAtgagcagaaggaggagtactttCAAAAGAAAGTTAGTGACAAGGTTATGGCTCAGAAGATCTTCGATCATCTTCGGTCAAAGCCGTTGAGAAGTCTCTacatcatgtgccacatcccAGTGTTCTGTTGGATTTCAGCTACAGCTCTCCAGAGTCTCCTAACAGAAACTCACAAAGGTGAGTTGCCCAAGACTGTGACTGAAATGTACACACACTTCCTGATCATCCAGACAAAGGTGAAACACCAGAAGGCTTATCAGGAAGGTGAAACAGACAAAGATCTGATCATGAAATTGGGAAAGCTGGCATTTGAACAGTTACAGAAGGGCAACATAATCTTCTATGAAAATGACTTGAAAAGTTGTAAAATTGGTCTGGAACAAGCTGCAGTTTATTCGGGAGTTTGTACAGAGATCATAAGAAAAGAATATGGTCTTTACAAACAAGAGGTTTACTCTTTTATACATTTAAGTGTTCAGGAGTTTCTTGCGGCTCTTTATGTATTAGAGACCTTCATAGAGTGTGGAGACAATCTGCTTCCCAGCCAGACAAGAGTGAAAGTGGTGGCAGAGAAAGGAGAACTTCCTGTCATCCTCCTCCACAAGAACGCGGTGGATATGGCTTTGGTCAGCAAATATGGACAATGGGACTTGTTCCTGCGCTTCCTGATCGGTCTGTCAAAGGATAAAAATCAGGAGCTTCTTCAGAAAGTATTCGGATTTAAAGGAAGACGTCCACAGAGCAACCAGGAGACAATCACGTACGTTCACGAGAAGATCAAGAAACTGTCTTACACCGACAAGAGTATCAATCTATTCCACTGTTTAAATGAGTTGGGTGACCAGTCTCTGGTAGATCAAGTCCAAAAGTACCAGAGGTCAGGAGATGTTAGTAAAATCTCACCTGCACATTGGTCAGCTCTGGCCTTTCTGCTGCTTGTCGCCAATGACGAGCTGGATGTCTTTGACCTGAAGAACTACTACAGATCAGATGAAGTTCTGGAGAGGCTGCTGCCAGTGCTCAGAGCATCAAAGACAGCTTT GCTGAGTGACTGTAACCTTACTGACAGATGTTGCAAGTATATTTCATCAGTTGTCAGCTTGGAGTCTTGTGGTCTGGAGGAGTTAGACCTGAGCAGAAATAACCTGCAGGACTCTGGAATGATGCTGCTCTCTGACGGTCTAAAAAGTCCCAACTGCAAACTCCAGAGACTCTG tttgaaaGAATGTAGCATTACAAAAAAGGGATGCCAATCTTTGGCCCGTGGTCTGGCTTCAAACCCGTCCCACCTGAGAGAGCTGGATCTCAGCATGAATAAATTTCATGATGAAGGACTGGAGCGTCTTTCAGAAGTTCTCAACAAATGCTCTTTGGAAACACTCAG GTTACGTGAGTGTGGCATCAGAGGGAATCCTCTGGCTTCAGCTCTCAGCTCGAACCCATCTCACATGAAAAACCTGGATCTGAGCGTGAACAGTTTTGGAGGTCAGGCAGTCACTCAGCTCTCTGGCTTTCTGAAACATCCTGACTGCCAGCTGGAGAGATTATG GCTTTAtaacacaaaactacaaaaggACTGTGCTGCAGCTCTGGTCTCGGCTCTGACTTCAAACCCTTCCCAGCTGAGGGAGTTGGATCTGGGAGGAAACAACCTGGGTGACACCGGAGTGATGGAGATCACTGCTCTGCTGAAGGATCCTAACTGCAAAGTGGAAATACTGAG ACTGGCTGGCTGTCGGTTTACAGACCGCGGCTGTGCTGCACTGGCTTCCAGTCTGAAGTCAAACCCCGCCCACCTGAGAGTTCTGGATCTGTCAAGAAATGACCTCCGAGACGATGGTGTTGAAAACCTTTCTGAGTTCTTGGCAGAGCCACTTTGTCAACTGGAGACACTGAA CCTGAAATGCTGCACGTTAACGGCAGCCTGCTGCCGGTCTTTGACCCTCGCCctcagctgctcctctgctctcaaaGAGCTTGACCTGAGCTACAACAACCTGATGGACCAGGgggtgaagctgctgtctgattgGCTGAGGAAACCCCAGTGCAGGCTGGAGATACTGAg GTTGTCGAACTGCACACAGAGCAGCTGTGAGTCTCTGGCCTCGGCTCTGAGGTTGAACCCTTCACACCTCCGAGAACTGGAGCTGAGCAAAAGTAGTCCAGGAGAATCGGGTCTGCTGTCTGATCTACTGAAGGACGAACAGCACTCACTGCGGACACTGACGGTGACGGGGTGA